One genomic segment of Theobroma cacao cultivar B97-61/B2 chromosome 6, Criollo_cocoa_genome_V2, whole genome shotgun sequence includes these proteins:
- the LOC18595359 gene encoding mediator of RNA polymerase II transcription subunit 15a, translating to MDTNNSEATTSGEATTVTGDPRELWQLQLQPESRQRIVNKIMDTLKRHLPCHGQEGLNEIRMIAARFEEKVYAVATSQSDYLRRISLKMLTLESQSRTVCVAAKRKRVMAP from the exons ATGGATACAAATAATTCAGAGGCAACTACAAGTGGAGAGGCTACCACCGTCACCGGTGATCCGAGGGAGTTGTGGCAGTTGCAGCTGCAACCTGAGTCACGACAAAGAATTGTCAACAAGAT AATGGATACACTCAAAAGGCACCTGCCATGTCATGGCCAAGAGGGATTAAACGAAATCAGGATGATTGCTGCAAGGTTCGAGGAAAAGGTTTATGCTGTTGCAACAAGTCAG TCAGATTATCTAAGGAGAATATCACTCAAGATGCTTACACTGGAGAGCCAGTCCCGGACTGTTTGTGTTGCTGCgaagagaaaaagagttaTGGCTCCTTGA
- the LOC18595360 gene encoding mediator of RNA polymerase II transcription subunit 15a, producing MDNSNWRPTPPSGEPTMDTGDWRTQLQADSRQRIVNKITDTMKRHLPFSGQEGLNELRKIAVRFEEKIFTAASSQSDYLRRISLKMLTMETKCQNTIPNTGTNSKPPDPGSQAMQNQVHSQGQSIPIPLQSNQSQTRQQLLPQNVPNNMTSAGVQSSAGLQYGMPPVSGLTQNPIPNVVGQNSNMQNMSGTMQNSLGQGMPSNIFANQQRQMQGRQQVHPQQQQQQQQQLYHQQLQHQLMTQQGNLQLSLMQSHMQQQQQQNLLPPTQLQSGMQTSSTMQPSAMQSTPLPGLQQNQQSSLQQSTQSMLQQHQQSVLRQQQQPQQAASAGIHQQQTPMTQQSMMPQQHQQPPQPQPQQPHVMGQQTNDANIQQTQLIGQQNSIGDMQQQRLLGHPNNLSNLQQQQQQQQLMAQQNNLSNIHQQQLIGTKSGNSSMQTNQQSLHMLSQAKVPLQQTQQSAPSLLPTQGQTSQQPPLQQHRQLMLQMQSQSTQLQQQLGLQQQPNQFQRDMQQRLQASSPLLQSQNLIDQQKQLYQLQRAVPETSSTSLDFTAQTGHANGGDWQEEVYQKIKTMKETYLPELNEMYQKIAAKLQQHDSLPQQPKSDQLEQLKLFKTMLERIITFLTVSKANILPTFKDKLTSYEKQIINFINTNRPRKPASTLQQGQLPPPHMHSMQQPQPQINQTQSHDNQMNPQLESINIQGSVPTMQTNNTTSLQHNSLSSLPGVSTAQQTMLNSLQPGSNLDSGQGNALGSMQQVAPGPLQQNPVSTYQQANISSLSSQSGISVLQQNMNPLQSNSSMLQHQHLKQQELQMLQSQQLKQQYQQRQMQQQQYIQKLQLLQQQQAKQQLPTQLQTHQMPQLHQMNDVNDMKMRKGMGFKPGVFQQHLPAGQRLSYTHQQLKPGSQFPFSSPHLLQAASPQMPQHSSPQVDQQSLLTSISKTGTPLQSANSPFVVPSPSTPLAPSPMLGESEKAVPATSSLSNAANVGHQQETGVQPGSQALVLKLKHALTLTFCFTMYFALLYWLLRVLYQCL from the exons ATGGATAACAGTAACTGGAGGCCTACTCCTCCCAGTGGAGAGCCCACAATGGACACAGGTGATTGGAGAACCCAGTTGCAGGCTGATTCACGACAAAGGATTGTCAACAAGAT AACGGATACAATGAAGAGGCACCTTCCATTTTCTGGCCAAGAAGGTTTAAATGAACTCAGGAAAATTGCTGTAAGGTTTGAGGAAAAGATTTTTACGGCTGCAAGCAGCCAG TCTGATTATCTAAGGAGAATATCCTTGAAGATGCTTACAATGGAGACCAAGTGTCAGAATACTATACCAAACACTGGGACTAACAGCAAACCTCCTGATCCAG GTTCTCAGGCCATGCAGAACCAAGTTCACAGTCAAGGGCAATCAATTCCTATCCCACTACAAAGTAATCAGTCACAAACACGTCAACAACTGTTGCCCCAGAATGTTCCAAATAACATGACATCTGCTGGAGTTCAAAGTTCTGCTGGTTTACAATATGGAATGCCTCCTGTCTCTGGTCTAACCCAGAATCCTATACCTAATGTTGTTGGCCAGAATTCCAACATGCAGAACATGTCTGGAACTATGCAGAACTCACTGGGGCAAGGGATGCCTTCCAATATTTTTGCCAATCAGCAGAGGCAAATGCAAGGAAGGCAACAGGTGCATCCGCAACAgcaacagcagcagcagcagcagctaTACCATCAGCAGCTACAACATCAACTTATGACGCAACAGGGAAATCTCCAACTGTCACTTATGCAGTCTCACATGCAGCAACAGCAGCAGCAAAACCTGTTACCGCCTACTCAGTTGCAATCTGGTATGCAAACATCATCCACCATGCAGCCATCTGCAATGCAATCAACTCCTCTTCCTGGTCTTCAACAGAATCAGCAATCTTCTCTACAACAGTCAACCCAGTCCATGCTTCAGCAGCATCAACAGTCAGTCCTTAGACAGCAGCAACAGCCACAACAGGCAGCCAGTGCTGGTATTCATCAACAACAAACACCAATGACACAGCAGTCAATGATGCCTCAGCAGCACCAGCAGCCTCCACAGCCACAGCCCCAGCAGCCACACGTAATGGGACAACAGACAAATGATGCAAATATACAGCAGACTCAGTTAATTGGTCAACAAAACAGCATTGGGGACATGCAGCAGCAGAGATTGCTTGGCCACCCTAATAATCTTTCAAACCTGCAGCAACAGCAACAGCAGCAGCAGTTAATGGCTCAACAAAACAATCTCTCGAATATACATCAGCAGCAGTTGATTGGAACCAAGTCGGGCAACTCAAGCATGCAAACTAATCAGCAATCTTTACACATGCTATCCCAGGCTAAGGTTCCACTCCAACAAACGCAGCAGAGTGCACCTAGTTTGTTACCAACTCAAGGACAGACATCCCAGCAGCCGCCACTGCAGCAGCACCGGCAATTGATGTTGCAAATGCAATCTCAGTCTACTCAGTTGCAGCAACAATTGGGTTTGCAACAGCAGCCCAATCAATTCCAAAGAGATATGCAGCAGAGGCTTCAAGCATCAAGTCCCTTGCTTCAATCGCAAAATCTGATAGATCAGCAAAAGCAGTTGTATCAATTACAAAGAGCTGTTCCAGAGACATCATCAA CATCTTTAGATTTCACTGCTCAAACAGGACATGCAAATGGTGGTGATTGGCAAGAAGAGGTCTATCAGAAG ATCAAAACCATGAAAGAGACATACTTGCCTGAATTAAATGAGATGTACCAGAAAATCGCTGCCAAATTGCAGCAG CATGATTCTCTTCCACAGCAGCCTAAGTCAGACCAGCTTGAGCAGTTGAAATTATTCAAGACCATGTTGGAGCGCATTATAACTTTCTTAACTGTTTCCAAAGCAAATATCTTACCCACTTTCAAGGATAAGCTGACTTCGTATGAGAAGcagataataaattttataaataccAATAGGCCAAGGAAGCCTGCCTCAACGCTGCAGCAAGGACAGCTTCCTCCACCTCATATGCATTCCATGCAGCAGCCACAACCTCAAATTAATCAGACACAGTCTCATGATAATCAAATGAACCCTCAGTTGGAGTCAATAAATATACAAGGTTCTGTGCCAACAATGCAGACGAACAATACGACAAGTTTGCAGCACAATTCTTTGTCTTCTTTACCTGGGGTTTCAACAGCACAGCAGACTATGTTAAATTCGCTGCAGCCAGGTTCCAATTTGGATTCAGGACAAGGAAATGCCTTAGGCTCAATGCAGCAGGTTGCTCCAGGACCTTTACAACAAAATCCTGTGAGTACCTACCAACAAGCAAATATCAGCAGTTTGTCATCACAAAGTGGTATAAGTGTTCTGCAGCAAAACATGAATCCTCTTCAGTCAAATTCCAGCATGCTTCAGCACCAGCATCTAAAACAGCAGGAACTACAAATGCTGCAGTCACAACAGCTCAAACAGCAGTATCAACAGCGCCAGATGCAGCAGCAACAGTATATCCAGAAGCTGCAGCTACTGCAACAACAGCAAGCAAAGCAACAGCTGCCCACACAGTTGCAGACACACCAGATGCCACAGCTGCATCAGATGAATGATGTAAATGATATGAAAATGAGAAAGGGGATGGGTTTTAAGCCGGGGGTCTTTCAACAACATCTCCCAGCAGGCCAGCGCCTATCTTATACCCATCAACAGTTGAAACCAGGTTctcaatttcctttttcttcaccTCATCTCCTTCAGGCTGCATCTCCCCAGATGCCTCAGCATTCTTCCCCACAGGTTGATCAGCAAAGCCTGCTAACATCCATCTCAAAAACTGGAACCCCTTTGCAATCTGCAAACTCACCTTTTGTTGTTCCTTCACCATCAACTCCGTTGGCCCCATCCCCTATGCTTGGGGAATCTGAGAAAGCTGTTCCAGCCACTTCCTCTCTCTCAAATGCTGCAAATGTTGGACATCAGCAAGAAACTGGTGTTCAACCGGGCTCCCAAGCCCTCGTGTTAAAGTTAAAGCATGCATTGACtttaacattttgttttaCTATGTATTTTGCTTTATTGTACTGGTTATTAAGAGTGTTGTACCAGTGTTTATGA